CAGAAGTTATGTGCCGAATATTAAGTTCCTTTGCAACAGCCGCAAGGGTTAAAATATAATAATCGCTATCTGCCATTTTGTCCGATAAAAATTCCTTATGTTCCTCGCCGACAAGATAATACTTATCATCATACACAAGCAGATTTTCCTTAAATGTTGGCTCTTTGTCATACGACGCCACACCCGACCTAAAACAACAATTTCTCGTTTTGCAGTTGCCGTAACCGTGGTCTATGCCTATAATTATAGGTTGATTGTTTGTAAAGTTCATTATATTGTACCTCCAAAATTAAATTTTCGCATTTGAAAAGGCGGTCTGCTTAAATTTGCAAACCGCCTTAATGATTAAGTTTTATGCTGATTCTTCATCAACTGTTTTTTTCTGTTCCTTTTCCTGTTGCTCGGCAAGTCTTCGTTTTTCTTTCATTTTTGTCTGATAACGATTGACTGCCTCTCTGTTCCTTTTTCTTTTTAGCTGTATTTTTTTCAACTCCTCTAATTCTTCCGGTGTAGGCTCCGGTATAGGCAATTCAAAATTACCTATAAAATTAAGAAATATTTCAACCTCCTGTACTCGCACTCCACTTGATTTGTCGGGAGCGTGTACTATAATCTTGTCTATAAACTCATTTATCATCGGTACAGTAAGTACGGAAAAATCGGTATATTTCTTTGCAAGCTCCATAAACTGACTTACTTTATCGCCGTCAAGCTCATAGCCTTCGATTTCTGTTTGCTGTGCTGCAATTTCTGCTTCAAGCTGTTCCTGTTCCGCTTCGTATTCGGCAGACAGCGCTTTAAATCGTTTCTTACCAATCATTTCCGTTGCATAAGATTCATACAGCTTTTTTATAAGATTATCAAGCTCTGCATATCGCTTTTCATTTTGTTTGGTCTTTTTCTTTAATTCCTTAATAGCTTGATGTTGTTTTTCTCTCGCTACACCTAAAACCTTTTCGGTAAAATCGGACTCGTTTTCTATGGCATATTTACTTACTGTTTTTAAGGTTTCCAAAATTAATGTTTCCAAAGATTTTGAGCTGATGTGATGTCCGACACATTTTTTATTAGTTCTGCTGGCAGTTTTTGTGTATGTTGCGCAATCATAAAAATCGTATGGATATTCAATATAACCGGGATTTATTTCCATATTACATTTTTTCATTTTATGAATACCCCTATGGTTATACATTCTTTCGCCACAATCTGCACAATAGACCAATCCCGTTAACGGATTTGCAACGCCCGTTGTATCTGTTCTGCGTACAACCTTACGTACCTTTTGAGCAAGCTCCCAAGTTTCCTTGTCAACAATAGCTTCGTGTGTGTTTTCAAAGATAAGCCATTCATCAGGTGATTTCATTATCCGCTTTTTGTCTTTGTAATGCTCCTTATATGAGCGAAAATTCACTGTATGTCCCATATACTCGGGTTTTTGAAGAATTTTGCCGACAGTGCTTGAACTCCAGTCGTATGGTTCTTCCATATTTGGTCTTTTTCCCCGTGTACCTCTGCCTTGTCTGACGAAATGCACAGCAGGCGTTGGAATTTTATCTTCACGCAAAATTTTTGCTATTTGAAAAATTCCATACCCCTTAATACTCAACTGAAAAATTCTCTTTACAACTGCGGCTGCTTCTTCGTCAATCAGCCAATGGTGCTTATCTTCGGGATCTTTTCTATATCCGTATATAGCATCACAGGTTGTAGGTTTTCCTGCATTGCCTCTTAATTTAAAAGCAGCAATCTGTTTTCTGCTGCAATCTCTCAAATACCACTCGTTCATAATGTTAAGAAACGGTGCAAACTCACTTGAATTAGCGTCCTTTGAATCCACACCGTTTGATACAGCAATAAATCTTACACCTTGTTGTCTGAAAAGCACTTCGGTATAGAAACCTGTCTGTAAATAATCTCTGCCGATACGGCTCATATCCTTTGCAATTACGCAACCGACCTTACCTGATTGAATATCATCAATCATCTGCTTCCAAGCAGGGCGTTCAAAATTTCCTCCGCTGTGTCCGTCATCGGTATAGTGAACGATATTTGTAAATCCGTTTTGCCTTGCATAGTTTTCAAGCATTTCTTTTTGTGTTAATATACTGTTGCTTTCTCCGAAAGCCTCGTCGTCTTTGGAAAGTCTTTCGTATAAAGCAGTAATTTTTTCAACATCCGTCTGCCTGTTTGTCATTTAATAGAACTCCTTTCAGGCTGAACGGCTCATTTGTGACACATTTATTATACCACAATTTTCACCGCTTGCCAACTGATAATGTGAAATTATCCGTAAAAATTTTTCTTCCATTGTTTCTTTTGCATTTTCGCTGAAAAACACATTGACCTTGTAGGTAGTCATTCCTATCCTTTTTGTTAAAATAGTATTACTCATAATCTTTATTCCTCCAAATCTATTGACAAAGTTGAGGGATTGATGTATAATTTATCTTGTAACCCTTTTATTTTGTTGCAGATTACTCCCTCTATATTATGGAGAAATACCGCTGCAAAATCGGAAAGGTTTTTGAAAAATTTATTTTGCACCTTGAAATTTTAATACAGACAGGTGGTGATGCTTCGGTGTACGATAAATTTGACTACGATGCGGTTGAGCAAAAAGAAGCGGAATTACTGCAAAAGGCTCTGTCGCTTGAAGCCGCAAACGCTCCTCCCGAAACCGCACCGAAAGTCACAGCAACTCCAAAAGAACAGCTTAAACGGGATATTAAAGCGGCGGCATTGGAAAGACTTGAACAAGCAGTCGAAACCGTCAAGGATTTTGAGAATGTAACGGAGCAATGGGACAGGCTCGATGAAAACAGAGAAAGAAAAGAACGGTATTGGGAGATATGCCGAAATAACGAAGATTATCCGCTTGAATACGGCGAAGCAGCCTACGGTACGGTGTTTCCGAAAAATCTCAATTCTGTTATTGCAAAACAGATACGAAGGGGCGAATTTTTAGATGCCGTATTTGACAGCCCTTACGAAATACAAGAGCTTGTAACAGATGAATATCTATACAAAATCCTGAATGAATTAAAACCTGAACATAAGGAGCTGCTATATCTGACGGCAATTAAGGGACTGAGCAACACACAAATAGCAGATTTACAAAGCAAAACCGACAGAGCAGTACGATATATGAAAGACACCGTATTCCGCAAAATACGAAAAAAGATGTATGAATACCTTACATCCGAAATCGGCAAAACTCACGATATGACGCTTGCTGAAAAGAGATTTGTCGAAAACTATAAAACTGAATATTTTGAAAAAAAGACGAAAACTAAAATATGAAAATGATAATGAGCAAAAATACATAGGTCTGTTTGACCTGCTCATTTTTAGATAAAACCTAATATTTGTCAATCTATATAAAAGTTGAGGTAAAACATAATGAAAGATTTTTTTGAAAATTCAAGGTCGAATTGGGTGCGCTATATAAGCTATGATTTCAAGGAAAAAGACGGGGTTTTATACATAACTCCATCCGAAAACGCAATGCCCGATTTATATAATATTATGAAGTGCAGGGAGAAAATAATCGTTGACGCATTAAACACCGGCTTGCTTTGTATGAAACAAAACATCAATGAGGAAGAAAAGAAAAAAGGCGTAATGGAATTCGTGTCGCATTACGGTCTGCTCGGCTTGATGACTACGATTACATCAACTCCGGCATTTATGGATTATGAAGTGGTACACTTTATTAAAAATCGCTTTGTAAAGGCTGAAACAATGGATACGCTCGAATATATTGCAAAATTCTATCCGTTTGAAATGCCGCAAATTACAAAAAACGGTCTTGCGATGCGTTGGGATATTTCCGGCGATAAAACAATGATGGCTCTTGCTATGACCTTTTCGGACAGGGAAACAGCGGTAAATATGAGCTTTCAGCGGAATTACGCAGAGCCGTATGAGTGGGTAAAAATGCAGCTTGTTGATTGGGCGCTGCTATTCACAACGGCGCATATTTTCTATGAGGACGATTTGAGCGAAACCGATAAAACGCTTTACCGACAGATGATGACGGTGTTTGACGGCAATTCTCCGACCTATCATATCGCCCTGTGTGATGATAAGCCTGTTCTTGTGTGGAAATTCGGTTCGCTTGCCATCGCAGTTCAAATGCTGTTCAGTCTGTCAATTACCGATGATAAAAAGCCTATTCGTGTCTGCAAACATTGTGCAAAAGCATTTATTCCGTCCCGTCCGAACGCTGTCTTTTGCAGCTCCAAATGCAAAAATCAGTATAATGTTTATAAGAGCAGGGCAAAGGGTAATTCTTAATTTATCGTCATTTTGCCCTTTTTCTAAAAAAGGCATTGACAAAACTATGAATTAAGGTTATAATGATAATAGAAAAAGGCAAGACCTCAAACGGTTATGCCTTAGAACGAATCATATTAGAATGACCGAACTTTGGCGAGGGCGGTCATTCTGCTTTTATGGAAAAGATTATCAATAAAATGATAATCTCTAAAATTGCAAACAGCAACTTTTTTACCATTAACACAATGCTTACTTTTCATAAGCATACCCCCCTTTCATAAACTCAGCACAAGTGCCTGTATGTAAAAGGTGGGCATAACCGCCGGTGTGAACACCGTTAAGAAATCTTGCCTTATCGGATTGCTCCGACAAGCCTTATTATACACCACAATTCGATATTTTTCAAGAGTTTTTACAAATAATATGAATTATACAATCAAATTTGTTGATAATGACTTATGCCCGTTGCAGATATTAAAATCCGCAGCGGGCATTTTGATATGATATGCTGAAATTACTTTACTTCAAGTAATAACTTTCTTGCTATTGCAAATATTCCGTTATCAACCGCCGGAATATCACGGTAGCAGCTGTCTTTTGCAAATTCTTCATCGGGGTTAAATGTAGGATTTATGGATTGATAGATTTTTACTCTTGCATTAAATTCAGCTTTTGTATAATCAATTTCGCCGTTTGCATACTGCATAATGACTTCCGCAATTATATTTTTGACTTTTTCCTCATTTTCAATATAGAAATTCGGTCTTAAACACATATCTCTGTACTGATATATTGCGTTATTTGCAATAGGGGTTAATTCACCGTAAGCATATCCGCCTGTTTGTCCGTTAAGCCAAGCGTTGAAAATGATGACATTTGATTTTGCTCTTGCCTCCGCATATCCCAAACCGTTTTTAACCTCGTCTAAAATACCGCCGATTAAATTTTCGGCAACCGTGACTTGTTCCGTTGTTGCATAATACGGCAATGATTCTTTAGGAACCGGGGCGGCATTTGCCGAAATTGTACTTACCGCCAATGATAATGTGATTAAAAATATAGATATTTTCCTCATTCTGCAAATCCTCCGTACACATATTCTCTTACAACAAATTCTTCCGCTCTGCTGTGAATTGAGTTCATTTTCCGTACCCATAGCATTTGATTATCGGCTTTTAGCTGTTCCGTAACGCCCTCTTGCTTTGCTATTTTTGACACCATAATTTTCATACAATTATGGCAGGTTTCATCAATTTCTGCAAGGTGTTCGGTTACTTTACCTGTCATAAGCAGATATGTATAATATGACTTGTGGTGTTCTTTCAAAAACTGTCTGCGTAAGCTCCCGTACTTGCCGATTATGTATTCCTTTGTATCGTGTACGGTTAAATCCGGAACGTAAAAATCTCCGCATTTTGAATAAGTAATTTTGTCTTTCATATTGTTTCCGACCTCCGTTTGTGATAAAATTGTTTTGTGGTTACAGCTTAATTGGTTGGATATCACCGTCCTTGTTTTCTGCATATAACTACATTTCAATTTGTCACAAATGAGCCGCAGCCATATACTTTATTTAGGTATGGTATGAATACCACCCTTTACAGTATAACGCTTCCGCACAAGCCTTTGCATTGTTCATATGCCCAACCCATTCCATTTGGTGCGTTGCCTTATCGGGTGCGGATTTTTCTGCATCCTTGATAAAACATTCCAAAATCTTCTGCGCCTTGACATCGACATCGCGCAAATGGCTATGCAGCTTTCCGGTGATCATCAAGGCAGTGTATTCGCTTTCTCTGTGCTTTTTGAGATAGTTCCGTCTTGCTCTGCCGTATTTGCCGATTTTATAATTATCACCGGCTGCCGATAAATTTGGAAGATAATAATCTCCGACCTTTGTGTAAGTTCCGCCTTTTTGTTCAAATAATGATTTCATCGCAAATCCTCCTAAAATTTGTATGTTTGTCTGAATAACCGTTCTATGTATGCGTCATAATCTATGAGCGTTCTGAAAATGTAGCTTGCAAGGTATGCAGTTTCAGATTTTACATCTTTCGCCTGTCTATACACTTCTACGGCTCTGTCCAAAATCTCCGGCATCATCTCATCAAGTAATTTCTTTCGTATTTCTTGATTTGAATATGTAATGCCGTTTACATTTATGCTCGGCTTATTCCATAAAAGCTCCATAGATTTCCTTGCAAGCTGTTTTTCGGTTTCGGTTGAAAATTCCTTATCTCTTTCGGAG
This genomic stretch from Qingrenia yutianensis harbors:
- a CDS encoding recombinase family protein yields the protein MTNRQTDVEKITALYERLSKDDEAFGESNSILTQKEMLENYARQNGFTNIVHYTDDGHSGGNFERPAWKQMIDDIQSGKVGCVIAKDMSRIGRDYLQTGFYTEVLFRQQGVRFIAVSNGVDSKDANSSEFAPFLNIMNEWYLRDCSRKQIAAFKLRGNAGKPTTCDAIYGYRKDPEDKHHWLIDEEAAAVVKRIFQLSIKGYGIFQIAKILREDKIPTPAVHFVRQGRGTRGKRPNMEEPYDWSSSTVGKILQKPEYMGHTVNFRSYKEHYKDKKRIMKSPDEWLIFENTHEAIVDKETWELAQKVRKVVRRTDTTGVANPLTGLVYCADCGERMYNHRGIHKMKKCNMEINPGYIEYPYDFYDCATYTKTASRTNKKCVGHHISSKSLETLILETLKTVSKYAIENESDFTEKVLGVAREKQHQAIKELKKKTKQNEKRYAELDNLIKKLYESYATEMIGKKRFKALSAEYEAEQEQLEAEIAAQQTEIEGYELDGDKVSQFMELAKKYTDFSVLTVPMINEFIDKIIVHAPDKSSGVRVQEVEIFLNFIGNFELPIPEPTPEELEELKKIQLKRKRNREAVNRYQTKMKEKRRLAEQQEKEQKKTVDEESA
- a CDS encoding transposon-encoded TnpW family protein, coding for MSNTILTKRIGMTTYKVNVFFSENAKETMEEKFLRIISHYQLASGENCGIINVSQMSRSA
- a CDS encoding sigma-70 RNA polymerase sigma factor region 4 domain-containing protein — translated: MYDKFDYDAVEQKEAELLQKALSLEAANAPPETAPKVTATPKEQLKRDIKAAALERLEQAVETVKDFENVTEQWDRLDENRERKERYWEICRNNEDYPLEYGEAAYGTVFPKNLNSVIAKQIRRGEFLDAVFDSPYEIQELVTDEYLYKILNELKPEHKELLYLTAIKGLSNTQIADLQSKTDRAVRYMKDTVFRKIRKKMYEYLTSEIGKTHDMTLAEKRFVENYKTEYFEKKTKTKI
- a CDS encoding TnpV protein; this encodes MKDKITYSKCGDFYVPDLTVHDTKEYIIGKYGSLRRQFLKEHHKSYYTYLLMTGKVTEHLAEIDETCHNCMKIMVSKIAKQEGVTEQLKADNQMLWVRKMNSIHSRAEEFVVREYVYGGFAE
- a CDS encoding TnpV protein; amino-acid sequence: MKSLFEQKGGTYTKVGDYYLPNLSAAGDNYKIGKYGRARRNYLKKHRESEYTALMITGKLHSHLRDVDVKAQKILECFIKDAEKSAPDKATHQMEWVGHMNNAKACAEALYCKGWYSYHT